The following are encoded together in the Candidatus Poribacteria bacterium genome:
- a CDS encoding sulfatase, protein MARPNIIYLHSHDTGRYIQPYGYDVPTPNFQRLADEGIVFRHAFCAAPTCSPSRAALLTGQSAHSSGMLGLAHRGFSLNDYRQHIVHVLREAGYRSTLCGVQHVARDASAIGYDEIILTPGRDIAGAAARFLSNAPSQPFFLSCGFFTTHREFPQPGPEDDPRYCRPPAPLPDTSETRRDMAAYRTSARQLDTDIGTVLDALEASGLAGNTLVVNTTDHGLAFPGMKCNLTDHGIGVLLIIRGPGGFSGGRVVDGIVSHIDIMPTLCEVAGIDVPSWAQGKSLMPLVRGDADEVNEDVYAEVTYHAAYEPQRAVRTKRWKYIRRYGNQPTPVLPNCDDSPSKNVWLENGWRTRIVAREQLYDLAFDPNETSSVVADPAMADVLADMRGRLDRWMERTDDPLLRGDVPAPSGAQVNDPLGLSPREPTIPVS, encoded by the coding sequence ATGGCTCGACCCAACATCATCTATCTGCACTCGCACGACACAGGTCGGTACATCCAGCCCTACGGTTACGACGTGCCGACGCCCAACTTCCAGCGGCTCGCCGACGAAGGCATCGTGTTCCGCCATGCCTTCTGTGCGGCTCCGACCTGCTCTCCGAGCCGAGCCGCGCTCCTCACAGGCCAGTCCGCACACTCCAGCGGCATGTTGGGGCTCGCGCATCGCGGCTTCTCGCTGAACGACTACCGGCAGCACATCGTCCATGTCTTGCGGGAAGCCGGCTACCGGTCAACGCTGTGCGGCGTGCAGCACGTCGCGCGAGACGCATCCGCCATCGGGTACGACGAGATTATCCTGACCCCCGGCCGCGATATCGCCGGAGCGGCAGCGCGGTTCCTGTCGAACGCTCCGAGCCAGCCGTTCTTCCTGTCGTGCGGATTCTTCACGACGCACCGCGAGTTCCCGCAACCGGGCCCGGAAGACGATCCGCGCTACTGTCGTCCTCCTGCGCCATTGCCTGACACATCGGAGACGCGGCGAGACATGGCGGCGTACCGCACCTCAGCCCGGCAACTCGACACAGACATCGGAACCGTCCTCGACGCCCTCGAGGCGTCCGGACTGGCTGGGAACACGCTCGTCGTGAACACGACCGATCACGGGCTGGCGTTTCCCGGGATGAAGTGCAACCTGACCGACCACGGGATCGGCGTTCTGCTCATCATACGAGGTCCCGGAGGCTTCAGCGGAGGACGCGTCGTCGACGGGATCGTGTCGCACATCGACATCATGCCGACGCTCTGCGAAGTCGCCGGTATCGACGTTCCGTCGTGGGCGCAGGGGAAGTCGCTAATGCCGCTCGTGCGCGGCGACGCGGACGAGGTAAACGAGGACGTCTACGCCGAAGTCACCTACCACGCCGCGTACGAGCCGCAGCGCGCGGTGCGCACGAAGCGGTGGAAGTACATCCGTCGCTACGGGAACCAGCCGACGCCGGTGCTGCCGAACTGCGACGACAGCCCCAGCAAAAACGTGTGGCTAGAGAACGGATGGCGCACGCGGATCGTCGCACGCGAGCAGCTCTACGACCTGGCGTTCGACCCGAACGAGACGTCCAGCGTCGTCGCGGATCCCGCGATGGCAGACGTGCTCGCGGACATGCGCGGTCGGCTCGACCGATGGATGGAACGCACGGACGACCCGCTGCTGCGCGGCGATGTGCCCGCGCCATCCGGCGCGCAGGTGAACGACCCCCTTGGGCTGTCGCCTCGTGAGCCGACGATCCCCGTGTCCTGA
- a CDS encoding permease, producing MLLPTLVMAALAVVLVFVGYRNGTNQHIAGAKLAGNMLLSILPLLVFAFLVAGMMQVLIPRELLSKWIGAESGWRGILIGTVVGGFMPGGPYVSLPVVLGLLKAGASVGTSVALLTSWSLWAVARLPMEIGILGWRFTLVRFVSTFAFPPIAGWLAQAVFGNFRVT from the coding sequence ATGCTCCTCCCGACGCTCGTCATGGCGGCGCTTGCCGTTGTCCTGGTGTTCGTGGGCTACCGCAACGGGACGAACCAGCACATCGCAGGGGCGAAGCTGGCAGGGAATATGCTGCTGTCGATCCTCCCGCTGCTCGTCTTCGCGTTCCTGGTGGCAGGCATGATGCAGGTGCTCATCCCCCGCGAGCTGCTCTCGAAGTGGATCGGGGCGGAATCGGGGTGGCGCGGCATCCTGATCGGAACCGTGGTCGGTGGCTTCATGCCGGGCGGGCCCTACGTCAGCCTGCCGGTCGTGCTCGGACTGTTGAAGGCTGGGGCGAGCGTCGGCACGTCCGTCGCGCTCCTCACGTCGTGGTCGCTCTGGGCGGTCGCCCGGTTGCCGATGGAGATCGGGATACTCGGCTGGCGGTTCACGCTCGTGCGGTTCGTCAGCACGTTCGCGTTCCCGCCCATCGCGGGCTGGCTTGCTCAGGCTGTCTTCGGAAACTTCCGCGTGACGTGA
- a CDS encoding iron ABC transporter permease has translation MAWLRRWASQFDLTWGTSALLAGVIVFFAAFLVYPVAYILKEAFFLGGNFNVGFFRLDSQEAREIWNSIVVAAATTMTTTLLSLPLAYVLVRYSVPGKGLLQGVILVPMIMPPFVGAVGIKQLFAVYGSVNSLLMKLGLMSKASAIDWFGGSDAHKFWGVVILSTLHLYPIMYLNVAAALANVDPNLEDAARNMGADRFTLFRTVTLPLMMPGCFAGAILVFIWAFTDLGTPLMFDYRSVVPVRIFDASREVASSQGAYALVVIVILLTAFFFFVAKRLAGSRRYEMMARGHTGSLEVKAEGWRIPLVYFVVLGVTAIAILPHISVVLTSVAQAGTWSGGLYEQVEWMGSILPREFVGDHYRRIFAPGGGEQSLDALRSIQNSFKYSIASTGIDLVLGVALAWMLTRRRIPFRNTLDAAAMMPLALPGIVMAFGYVGSFGIGVFAEGNALDIFNPRINPTVLLIIAYSVRRLPYMMRSAVAGFQQTSVTLEEASSNLGATPAQTMLKITLPLVTANLIAGAILAFSFAMLEVSDSLILGGLAVGYDPITKVIYELSNRLGDGQYVASAMGVLAMGLLTVALLVAAKVLGRRMGDLFRA, from the coding sequence ATGGCGTGGCTCCGGCGTTGGGCTTCGCAGTTCGACCTCACGTGGGGTACGAGCGCCCTCCTGGCGGGCGTCATCGTCTTCTTCGCCGCCTTCCTCGTGTACCCCGTCGCCTACATCCTCAAGGAAGCCTTCTTCCTCGGCGGCAACTTCAACGTCGGCTTCTTTCGCCTGGACTCGCAGGAAGCGCGCGAGATCTGGAACAGCATCGTTGTGGCTGCCGCGACGACGATGACGACGACGCTGCTCAGCCTGCCTCTCGCCTATGTGCTGGTGCGCTACTCGGTTCCTGGCAAGGGGCTGCTCCAGGGCGTCATCCTCGTTCCGATGATCATGCCGCCGTTCGTCGGAGCCGTCGGGATCAAGCAGCTCTTCGCCGTCTACGGCAGCGTCAACTCGCTGCTGATGAAGCTCGGACTCATGTCGAAGGCGAGCGCCATCGACTGGTTCGGGGGGAGCGACGCGCACAAGTTCTGGGGTGTCGTCATCCTCTCGACGCTCCACCTCTACCCGATCATGTACCTCAACGTCGCAGCCGCCCTGGCAAACGTCGATCCGAACCTGGAAGATGCCGCGCGGAACATGGGAGCCGACCGCTTCACGCTGTTCCGAACCGTCACGCTGCCGTTGATGATGCCCGGCTGCTTCGCCGGGGCCATCCTCGTCTTCATCTGGGCATTCACCGATCTCGGAACGCCGCTCATGTTCGACTATCGGAGCGTCGTGCCGGTGCGCATCTTCGACGCGAGCCGCGAGGTCGCGTCCTCGCAGGGAGCGTACGCACTCGTCGTCATCGTCATTCTGCTGACGGCGTTCTTCTTCTTCGTGGCGAAGCGCCTTGCCGGGTCGAGGCGCTACGAGATGATGGCACGAGGTCACACCGGATCGCTGGAGGTGAAGGCGGAGGGCTGGCGGATACCGCTCGTCTACTTCGTCGTACTGGGCGTGACTGCTATCGCGATCCTGCCGCACATCAGCGTTGTGCTGACCTCGGTGGCTCAGGCAGGCACGTGGTCCGGTGGACTCTATGAGCAGGTGGAGTGGATGGGCAGCATCCTGCCGCGCGAGTTCGTCGGGGACCACTACCGGCGCATCTTCGCCCCCGGAGGCGGCGAGCAGTCGTTGGACGCCCTTCGCAGCATCCAGAACAGCTTCAAGTACTCCATCGCCAGCACGGGTATCGACCTGGTTCTCGGCGTCGCACTGGCGTGGATGCTGACCCGACGACGCATCCCGTTCCGCAACACGCTCGACGCCGCCGCGATGATGCCGCTGGCGCTGCCGGGGATCGTCATGGCGTTCGGCTACGTCGGGAGCTTCGGGATCGGCGTATTCGCCGAGGGAAACGCGCTAGACATCTTCAATCCGCGCATCAACCCGACGGTGCTACTCATCATCGCCTATTCGGTCAGGCGGCTGCCCTACATGATGAGGTCGGCGGTGGCGGGGTTCCAACAGACGAGCGTGACGCTGGAAGAGGCGTCGAGCAACTTGGGCGCCACACCGGCGCAGACGATGCTCAAGATTACGCTGCCGCTCGTGACGGCGAACCTGATCGCCGGCGCTATCCTGGCGTTCTCGTTCGCCATGCTGGAGGTGTCAGACAGTCTGATCCTGGGCGGTCTCGCGGTCGGCTACGATCCGATCACGAAGGTCATCTACGAGCTGTCGAACCGCCTCGGAGACGGACAGTACGTCGCCAGCGCGATGGGCGTCCTGGCGATGGGATTGCTCACGGTCGCGCTGCTCGTCGCCGCCAAGGTACTGGGTCGGCGCATGGGCGACTTGTTCCGCGCGTAG
- a CDS encoding extracellular solute-binding protein codes for MVRMRQAIWLAVTAAVVLLGSSGCGKKEAQKDVQKVRILSPHPPALRDEFTAGFQAWMKANHGMDAGVEWLDQGGTSQIMRFIVSEYKRSPSGINMDLFFGGGTDSYLQLVEQNLLEPYPVPGTILSAVGRQIAGVPVYDEQYRWYGVALAGFGIMYNRLLQTQLNLPTAATWEDLANPALMGKIAAPDPRNSGSGHMIYEIILQAYGWEKGWRVLTEMAANVKSFTAGASDVPNEVALGNVIYGPVIDFYAYAQMVKTGADKIAYVTPEGLSVINPDAIAILKGAPNMELAKRFVEYCLTPDAQKLLMLPVGEPGGPKSEVVARSSVLPGLYDELGDKRLIAANPFEIQNTVHYDAELGGRRWSLVNDLYGSLLIDSAKELTAAWKSVSGASESARAAFAAMPITESEANALSERWNSDDYALTRKDTVSKWRAFARDKYAAAAKAK; via the coding sequence ATGGTGCGTATGCGTCAGGCTATTTGGCTCGCAGTCACGGCGGCAGTCGTTCTGCTCGGATCCTCGGGCTGCGGCAAGAAGGAAGCGCAGAAGGACGTTCAGAAGGTTCGCATCCTGTCGCCCCATCCGCCTGCCCTCCGCGATGAGTTCACGGCAGGCTTCCAGGCGTGGATGAAGGCGAACCACGGCATGGATGCCGGCGTCGAATGGCTCGACCAGGGCGGCACGTCCCAGATCATGCGCTTCATCGTATCAGAGTACAAGCGCTCGCCGTCCGGCATCAACATGGACCTGTTCTTCGGCGGAGGCACCGACTCCTACCTGCAACTCGTCGAGCAGAATCTGCTGGAACCGTACCCGGTTCCCGGTACCATCCTGAGCGCCGTCGGTAGGCAGATCGCCGGCGTGCCGGTCTACGATGAGCAGTACCGCTGGTACGGAGTGGCGCTCGCGGGGTTCGGGATCATGTACAACCGTCTCCTCCAAACGCAGCTCAACCTGCCCACCGCTGCGACATGGGAAGACCTGGCGAATCCGGCGCTGATGGGCAAGATCGCCGCACCGGACCCGCGCAATAGCGGCAGCGGGCACATGATCTACGAGATCATCCTGCAGGCGTACGGGTGGGAGAAGGGTTGGCGCGTCCTGACCGAGATGGCGGCGAACGTGAAGTCCTTTACCGCGGGGGCGAGCGACGTACCCAACGAGGTCGCCCTCGGCAACGTCATCTACGGACCTGTCATCGACTTCTACGCCTACGCCCAGATGGTGAAGACCGGGGCAGACAAGATCGCCTACGTCACTCCGGAGGGGCTTTCGGTCATCAACCCGGACGCCATCGCGATCCTCAAGGGCGCTCCGAACATGGAGCTCGCCAAGCGGTTCGTCGAATACTGCCTGACTCCTGATGCCCAAAAGCTCCTGATGCTGCCTGTCGGCGAGCCCGGAGGACCCAAGAGTGAAGTCGTCGCGCGGTCCAGCGTGCTACCGGGGCTCTACGACGAGCTCGGCGACAAGCGCCTGATCGCCGCGAACCCGTTCGAGATCCAGAACACGGTACACTACGACGCCGAACTGGGCGGACGGCGCTGGAGCCTCGTTAACGATCTCTACGGCTCGCTCCTCATCGACTCGGCGAAGGAGCTCACCGCCGCCTGGAAGAGCGTCTCCGGGGCGTCCGAATCGGCGCGCGCTGCCTTCGCCGCGATGCCCATCACCGAATCCGAGGCGAACGCGCTGTCCGAACGGTGGAACAGCGACGACTACGCGCTGACCCGCAAGGACACCGTATCGAAGTGGCGGGCGTTCGCGCGCGACAAGTACGCGGCTGCCGCGAAGGCGAAGTGA
- a CDS encoding phytanoyl-CoA dioxygenase family protein, translated as MTDVSAAVERFHRDGYLVLRGVLSGDEVAVLREGVERAFDGPDSGYGPCIRTAMFERDPAFESLIDHPSVIDIIEALLGSDCHLIADSSLKTGPTQSVAPGFHADETVRFPLPEGVELDPRIIMHPFVVNMNFYLVDVDEELGPTELVPGSHRSGRNPAPGAPVEYKGNGPVMATGSAGDTIMWHDQTWHRGAPNRSQDRWRYVQQGAYGRRWVSQRFYPFINRSISEEILERANPRRRRLLGVHPRGAYG; from the coding sequence ATGACCGACGTTTCTGCCGCCGTCGAACGGTTCCATCGCGACGGATATCTCGTGCTTCGCGGCGTGCTCTCCGGCGACGAAGTCGCCGTTCTGCGCGAAGGCGTCGAGCGCGCGTTCGACGGGCCCGACAGCGGCTACGGGCCCTGCATCCGAACCGCGATGTTCGAGCGCGATCCGGCGTTCGAATCGCTGATCGACCATCCCAGCGTGATCGACATCATCGAGGCTCTGCTGGGGTCCGACTGCCATCTGATCGCCGATAGCTCGCTCAAGACGGGACCAACGCAGAGCGTCGCGCCTGGCTTCCACGCGGATGAAACGGTTCGGTTCCCGCTGCCGGAGGGCGTCGAGCTCGACCCTCGAATCATCATGCATCCGTTCGTCGTCAACATGAACTTCTATCTCGTGGATGTCGATGAGGAGCTTGGACCAACGGAACTGGTACCCGGCAGCCACCGCAGCGGTCGGAACCCAGCGCCGGGCGCGCCCGTCGAGTACAAGGGGAACGGGCCCGTGATGGCGACCGGCAGCGCGGGAGACACCATCATGTGGCACGACCAGACGTGGCATCGCGGCGCTCCGAATCGCTCTCAGGACCGTTGGCGGTACGTGCAGCAGGGAGCCTACGGACGACGGTGGGTGTCACAGCGGTTCTACCCGTTCATCAACCGGAGCATCTCCGAGGAGATTTTGGAGCGGGCGAACCCACGCCGACGTCGACTGCTGGGCGTCCATCCACGGGGCGCGTACGGTTGA
- a CDS encoding MBOAT family protein: MVFSSHIFVYYFLPAALAAYFIAPRRVRHLVLTIASYVFYGWANPKFVFLMFASTLVDYACGLVIGRAAESLASSRIRHAAVAVSVVTNLSLLGFFKYFNFGLDNYNAFVSSLGLTAARWETALRVTLPLGISFYTFQSMSYTIDVYRGKAEPLTNFVDFACYVSMFPQLVAGPIIRFSSVADQLRNRSHTVAKFARGAALFSLGMSKKVLLANPCGKIADTAFGASSLTPLDAWYGAVGYAFQIYFDFSGYSDMAIGLGMLLGFGFPKNFDSPYRSASITEFWRRWHISLSTWLRDYLYIPLGGNRRGPVRTYVNLMVVMLLGGLWHGAAWTFVVWGALHGIALAVERTQGKRSLHRALPQPVRVVATFLVVLIGWVVFRSDSLGDSVRYLSTMVGVTPTQPAAYVVRAVLREPYLLMSFACAGVVVWTAPQALDWTERLSWLKAAACLALLWLSLAMLAVQAYNPFIYFIF; encoded by the coding sequence ATGGTCTTCAGCTCCCACATCTTCGTCTACTACTTCCTGCCGGCGGCGCTGGCGGCGTACTTCATCGCGCCACGCCGCGTCCGTCATCTGGTTCTCACCATCGCCAGCTACGTCTTCTACGGGTGGGCGAACCCGAAGTTCGTCTTCCTGATGTTCGCATCGACGCTGGTCGATTACGCGTGCGGGCTGGTGATCGGTCGCGCAGCCGAAAGCCTTGCCTCGAGCCGGATTCGTCACGCCGCCGTCGCCGTGTCCGTTGTGACGAACCTGTCGCTGCTGGGTTTCTTCAAATATTTCAACTTCGGTCTCGACAACTACAATGCTTTCGTCTCATCGCTCGGGCTAACGGCGGCGCGTTGGGAGACCGCGTTGCGCGTGACGCTTCCGCTGGGGATCAGCTTCTACACGTTCCAGTCGATGAGCTACACCATCGACGTGTACCGCGGCAAGGCGGAGCCTTTGACCAACTTCGTCGACTTCGCGTGCTACGTCTCGATGTTCCCGCAGCTTGTGGCGGGACCCATCATCCGGTTCTCGTCTGTCGCCGACCAACTGCGGAACCGAAGTCACACGGTCGCGAAGTTCGCTCGCGGAGCCGCGCTCTTCTCTCTCGGCATGTCGAAGAAGGTGCTGCTGGCGAATCCGTGCGGGAAGATCGCCGACACGGCGTTCGGAGCCTCGTCGTTGACACCGCTCGACGCTTGGTATGGCGCGGTCGGATACGCGTTCCAGATCTACTTCGACTTCAGCGGCTATTCCGACATGGCGATCGGGCTCGGCATGTTGCTGGGATTCGGGTTCCCCAAGAACTTCGATTCGCCGTACCGGTCGGCGTCGATCACCGAGTTCTGGAGGCGTTGGCACATCTCGCTTTCGACATGGCTGCGCGACTATCTCTACATTCCGCTCGGAGGCAACCGTCGCGGACCCGTCAGGACCTACGTGAACCTGATGGTCGTCATGCTGCTCGGAGGGCTCTGGCACGGCGCAGCATGGACCTTCGTCGTCTGGGGCGCGTTGCACGGGATCGCGCTTGCTGTGGAACGGACTCAGGGCAAACGGAGCCTCCATCGTGCGCTACCTCAGCCGGTACGGGTCGTCGCGACGTTCCTGGTCGTGCTGATCGGATGGGTGGTGTTTCGGTCGGACTCTCTCGGCGACTCGGTGCGGTACCTGTCGACGATGGTTGGAGTCACGCCGACGCAACCAGCCGCGTATGTCGTCCGTGCCGTGCTTCGAGAGCCCTACCTGCTCATGTCGTTCGCCTGTGCCGGAGTTGTCGTCTGGACAGCTCCTCAGGCGCTGGACTGGACGGAGAGGCTGTCGTGGCTGAAGGCGGCGGCGTGCCTCGCTTTGCTTTGGTTGTCCCTCGCCATGCTCGCCGTACAAGCCTACAACCCGTTCATCTACTTCATCTTCTGA
- a CDS encoding FAD-dependent oxidoreductase → MNEPRWATRNGRPGELVTDVLVVGGGTGGCAAALAAARSGRNVVLTEETDWIGGQLTQQAVPPDEHPWIEQFGATRSYRAFRDGVRDYYRRTYPLTGEASRRADLNPGNGNVSRLCHEPRAALAVLSDMLAPHLNSGRLALLLDTRAVSADMEGDRVRAVTVMHTPTGHPTTIRASYVIDATELGDLLPLTGTEFVTGAESQAETGEPHAPSEAQPDNHQAFTCCFAMDYLPGEDHTIDPPAEWAFWRDYVPAMTPPWTGPLLSLIGCHPITLERRGYAFDPERESSGEASGLWRYRRILHAANFERGSLRSDVCLVNWPMNDYWLGNLVGVSAEEADRHVERAKQLSLSLLYWLQTAAPRSDGGEGWRGLRLRRDIVGTPDGLAKYPYMRESRRIRAEFTVVEQHVGTDARAALTGRPREEVSAEPFADSVGVGSYRIDLHPSSGGDNYIDVSSLPFQIPLGSLVPVRVENLIPGCKNLGVTHITNGCYRLHPVEWNIGEAAGALAAYCIDRNASPRATRASQELLSSFQSLLRSQGMELAWPRMAPR, encoded by the coding sequence ATGAACGAACCTCGATGGGCGACGCGGAATGGGCGTCCGGGCGAGCTCGTCACAGACGTACTCGTGGTCGGCGGCGGAACCGGGGGGTGCGCCGCCGCGCTGGCAGCAGCGAGGTCCGGCCGGAACGTGGTTCTGACCGAGGAAACCGATTGGATCGGCGGCCAGCTCACGCAGCAAGCCGTTCCCCCCGACGAGCATCCGTGGATCGAGCAGTTCGGAGCGACTCGATCCTATCGCGCATTCCGCGACGGGGTGCGCGACTACTACCGGCGCACCTATCCGCTGACCGGCGAAGCGTCCCGTCGAGCCGACCTCAACCCCGGCAACGGCAACGTATCCCGGCTGTGTCACGAGCCTCGCGCCGCGCTCGCCGTGCTGAGCGACATGCTCGCGCCCCACCTGAACAGCGGCCGCCTGGCACTGCTCCTCGACACGCGCGCCGTGTCCGCCGACATGGAAGGCGATCGGGTACGCGCCGTGACCGTCATGCACACGCCAACGGGGCATCCGACGACGATCCGCGCCAGCTACGTGATCGATGCGACGGAGCTCGGCGACCTACTGCCGTTGACGGGCACGGAGTTCGTGACGGGAGCCGAGTCGCAGGCGGAGACCGGTGAGCCGCACGCCCCGAGTGAGGCTCAGCCGGACAATCACCAAGCCTTCACCTGCTGTTTCGCCATGGACTACCTGCCCGGCGAGGATCACACCATCGATCCCCCGGCGGAGTGGGCGTTCTGGCGCGACTACGTGCCGGCGATGACGCCGCCATGGACAGGACCCCTGCTCTCGTTGATTGGGTGCCATCCGATCACGCTGGAGCGGCGCGGCTACGCGTTCGATCCGGAGCGCGAGAGCTCCGGTGAGGCGTCCGGGCTGTGGCGTTACCGACGTATCCTGCACGCCGCCAACTTCGAGCGCGGTTCACTGCGGTCGGACGTCTGTCTCGTCAACTGGCCCATGAACGACTACTGGCTGGGGAACCTGGTCGGAGTCAGCGCAGAAGAGGCGGACCGGCACGTCGAGCGCGCCAAGCAGCTCAGCCTGTCGCTGCTCTACTGGCTGCAGACTGCGGCTCCGCGGTCCGACGGCGGCGAAGGATGGCGAGGTCTGCGACTCAGGCGGGATATCGTGGGCACGCCCGACGGACTGGCGAAGTATCCCTACATGCGCGAGTCACGCCGCATCCGGGCGGAGTTCACTGTCGTGGAGCAGCACGTCGGGACGGACGCGAGAGCTGCCCTGACCGGCAGGCCGCGCGAAGAGGTCTCGGCGGAGCCGTTCGCGGACTCCGTGGGCGTCGGCAGCTACCGGATCGATCTGCATCCGAGCTCCGGCGGCGATAACTACATCGACGTGAGCTCCTTGCCGTTTCAGATTCCGCTGGGCTCACTGGTTCCGGTCCGCGTCGAGAACCTGATTCCCGGCTGCAAGAACCTGGGCGTCACTCACATCACGAACGGCTGCTACCGGCTCCACCCCGTCGAGTGGAACATCGGCGAAGCTGCTGGCGCGCTGGCGGCGTACTGTATCGACCGGAACGCGTCACCACGCGCAACACGAGCATCCCAAGAGCTGCTTTCCAGCTTCCAGAGCCTGCTCCGCTCGCAGGGGATGGAGCTCGCCTGGCCCCGTATGGCTCCTCGCTAA
- a CDS encoding Gfo/Idh/MocA family oxidoreductase encodes MGKHHAVAMNRTEGIQTVAIVDVDKARTEAAKADFPDVQTFNSVADLISWGEFDVAVNVLPHSLHHGPTLACLQAGKGAIVEKPFTITIAEATELIEAAKQKNVVLTVHHNRRWDADFWTLKGLVASGVIGKVFNIEMWGGGYGKPNPNWWRSVKRVSGGAFYDWGAHFLDWLLNVIPEKMVSVTGFFHDLVWHDISNEDHVHAIIRFASGCSADIQMSQIAKIGKPRWRLLGSHGAIIDAGGNKFKVYSEVPGQEKEQEVAYSGRPGPSFYENFVAHVNDGTPLIVTAEEARRVIAVMELAEKSSRTHQAETIPYEF; translated from the coding sequence ATGGGCAAGCATCACGCCGTTGCCATGAACCGAACCGAGGGCATTCAGACCGTCGCGATCGTTGACGTGGACAAGGCTCGCACTGAAGCCGCCAAGGCTGACTTCCCGGATGTGCAAACGTTCAACAGCGTTGCCGACCTCATCTCGTGGGGCGAGTTCGATGTCGCGGTCAATGTCCTGCCGCACTCGCTGCACCATGGACCGACGCTCGCGTGTCTCCAAGCTGGCAAGGGAGCCATCGTCGAGAAGCCGTTCACGATCACCATCGCTGAAGCCACCGAGCTGATCGAGGCGGCGAAACAGAAGAACGTGGTATTGACGGTTCATCACAACCGACGATGGGACGCCGACTTCTGGACTCTGAAGGGACTCGTCGCCAGCGGCGTCATCGGTAAGGTCTTCAATATCGAGATGTGGGGCGGCGGCTACGGCAAGCCGAATCCCAACTGGTGGCGCAGCGTCAAGCGTGTCAGCGGCGGCGCGTTCTACGACTGGGGAGCCCATTTCCTCGACTGGCTGCTGAACGTCATTCCCGAGAAGATGGTCAGCGTGACGGGCTTCTTCCACGATCTCGTGTGGCACGACATCAGCAATGAGGATCACGTCCACGCCATCATCCGCTTCGCCAGCGGATGCAGCGCCGACATCCAGATGTCGCAGATCGCCAAGATCGGCAAGCCGAGATGGCGTCTGCTGGGTTCGCACGGCGCGATCATCGACGCGGGCGGGAACAAGTTCAAGGTCTACTCCGAGGTTCCCGGACAGGAGAAGGAACAGGAAGTCGCCTACTCCGGCCGACCTGGACCGTCGTTCTACGAGAACTTCGTCGCCCACGTGAACGACGGAACGCCGCTCATCGTGACCGCCGAGGAAGCGCGGCGCGTCATCGCCGTCATGGAGCTCGCCGAGAAGTCGTCGCGCACCCATCAGGCGGAGACGATCCCGTACGAGTTCTAG